The genome window ACGTAGGCGACCACCTGGCCGGCAGAGACCTGCTGGCCGATGTGGGCCACCGGCTCCCAGCGACCCGCCGTACCGGGGGGCACGCGCACGACGCGTTCCTCGGTGTATCCGGAGATCTCCCCCGGTATACCGGTGTTCGGTGCCGCCGCGCCTTCGTAGATTACCCGGCCCAAATCGTGGCCGCGCTGGGTTTCCACCACCGCGTCTACGTCCACACCCGCGGTAAACCCGGGCCCCACCCCGATAACCGCCGGAGCCAGATTGCGGTGGGTACCGAGGTTTTTCTTGACCATGGTAGCGTCAACCAGCACCGTCGGCGCCACCACGGCCAGGCAGCGGGCCCAAGGGTCTACCAGGACCGGAACCGCACTTTCGGCCCACACCTCCCGGGCCGCCTCCGGCTCCTCGATTCTGACCCCCCGCATCCCCTCCACGGCAACTTCGCCCTCGTATACCGCCTCGGCCAGGGCTACGGTTCGCCGGATCACGGTGGGACGGGAGAGTTCGAGCATGAGAACGCGAAAACCGCTGCGCCAGAGGCGGTGGGCAATGCCGGTGGCCAGGTCTCCCGCGCCTCGGATTATCACTGTTTCCGACCTCACAACCCGCGTATTCCTCCCATCACTCCGGAGCCTGCTCCGGTGGGGCGATCCTTCGCCGCACTGCTTCCAGGTCTTCAGGCGAGTCTACGTCCAGGTATACGCCCTCGTCCTCCACGGGTACGGCCAGGCCATTCGATCGCAGCTCCCGGGCTCCTCGGTCACCGGTAAGGCTATACAGGTCGGGAAAGCGACGGCGGTCGACCAGCACGGGGTGCCCGGGGCGGCCGGCACAGGTGGGGTAGACTGCTTCCGCCCCGGTGCGGCCGTAGGCCGCCAGGATCGCCTCGACGGTATCCC of Clostridia bacterium contains these proteins:
- the yqeB gene encoding selenium-dependent molybdenum cofactor biosynthesis protein YqeB, with amino-acid sequence MRSETVIIRGAGDLATGIAHRLWRSGFRVLMLELSRPTVIRRTVALAEAVYEGEVAVEGMRGVRIEEPEAAREVWAESAVPVLVDPWARCLAVVAPTVLVDATMVKKNLGTHRNLAPAVIGVGPGFTAGVDVDAVVETQRGHDLGRVIYEGAAAPNTGIPGEISGYTEERVVRVPPGTAGRWEPVAHIGQQVSAGQVVAYVEGVPVKTRISGVVRGLLRPGLQVRPGQKAGDVDPRGRPEYCFTISDKARAVAGGVLEAVCHLLWVNPPQK